The DNA segment TCAATGGCAGCTGCAACATTGGGGCCTGCCGGGCGGCGGGCATGCTTGGTCCATCCATGGCTCGGGTGATCGATTGATCTGGCTGGATGTGGGTCGCCCGGATCTGCGAGCCAGCCTGAATCATTGGTTAGCGGCTGAACTCCGAGACGAGTCGGCGGGGTTGTTGTTGAACCCGAGAGGCAGCATGGGCCCTGCTTCCCTGGATCCTGTGCTGGCCCTGATGCCCGGCCATGTGAAGCCCCAGTCGGGCTGGCCGGCTTTGATGCCGGAGCCCGGTAGGGCCAGTCCGGGCCCGGCGCGTCATTGTGACGGAATCCAGCTGGATGGATGGCGATTCGAGCGCAAAATGGATGCGGCGGGGGAGTCATTCTGCCAGGTTACGGGGCAGGGTATGATTGGCTCGCTGGTTCTGGGGCGGGACGATCTCCGTATTCTTGATCGGAACGGCGATTCCGTCTGGGCGGCCAGCGCCGAGGCGTGGTCCGGGACCGCCAGAGTGGAAATCAGCGGCGATCGTATACGGATTGAATCACCGCGCCCCTACTGGTGGCGGCCCTGATTTCGGGCCGGGGGCCAAATCAAGTATCATGCAGCGGTCAATTCTGGCTGATCATTAACTCATATTGCGTCACTGACAGCCCCTCGGGGCAGGGCGCCCGGAAAGGAGCATCTGGCAACAATGCTTGAACTGATTCAGGCCGGCGGCTGGTTGATGCTGCCCATCATCCTCTGTTCCGTCATCGCCTTCGGTATTGTCGCTGAGCGTCTCTGGACCCTTCGCACAAGCAGAGTCACCCCGCCGCATCTGGCCGCGGAAGCCTGGCAATGGCTGCAGAGTGGTGAGTTGAGCGATGAGCGCATCAAAGCGTTGCGGAACAACTCACCCCTGGGGCGCATTCTGGCTGCCGGACTCATGCATCGTCACGGCGATCGACAGCTGATGAAGGATACCGTGGAGGATACCGGTCGCCACGTGGTCCACGACCTGGAACGCTACCTCAATACCTTGGGGACCATCGCCGCCATCACCCCGCTTTTGGGGTTGCTGGGCACCGTGGTGGGCATGGTGCGGGTCTTTACTGCTATCACGGCCCATGGGGTTGGAGATCCCGGCGCCCTGGCCGGTGGTATATCCGAAGCCTTGTTGACCACAGCGGGCGGCTTGACCGTGGCCATTCCTTCACTGATCGCCTATCGCTATCTGAGAGGCCGGGTGGATGAGCTGGTGGTGGACATGGAACAGCAGGCCATGAAGCTGGTTGATGCCTTGAGTGGTCATGCGGGGAGGCAGGGATGAATCTCCGGCCTCGCCGTTCGGAAGAACCGGAAGTCAATCTCACGCCATTGATTGACGTGGTTTTCCTGCTGCTTGTGTTCTTCATGGTTTCCACCACCTTTGTCAGGGAGGCAGATCTGGAGATCATTCTCCCCGAAGCCTCGCTGGAAGGTGTGGAGGAAGCCCCGGATCGCCCCTTGGAAGTGGTGGTGTCAGCGGACGGGGTGTACTACGTCAATGGCCGGGAACTGGTAAACAGTCGCCCCGAAACCCTGGATACCGCCATCCGGCGGGTGATCGGGGATGATCGGGACGTGCCGGTAACCATTCGGGCCGACGCTAATGCCCGTCATCAGTCCGTGGTAACGGTTATGGATGTGGCCGGAAAACTGGGGTTCAGCCAAATTCAGGTGGTGACGGCGGAAGAGACGGAACCCGACGCGGTTGACGAGGAGAGACCATGACTGGGGACGCCAACCGCCAAAGTGCGCCGGGTATCGAGCACGAAAAGGAAGCCTTCCAGGTCTATCGGCGTCTTTTGGGCTATGTGGCCCCCCATTGGCGGATATTTCTGGTGGCAGTGGTCAGTATGGGTCTGTTTGCTGTCTCTCAGGCCGGTTTCCCCGCCATCCTCAAGCCCCTGACCGATGAGAGCTTGGTGGCTCGGGACCCGGAAGCCATCCGTATCATGCCGCTGTTCCTGATGGGCCTGTTCATCCTCCGGGGAATCACCGGCTTTCTCTCCACCTTCTATATGAACTGGGTGGGGCGCCGAGTGATCAAGCAGTTGCGCACCGAGACCTTCCGTCAGATGCTGGCGCTGCCAGTGAACTATTTTGACCAGTCTTCCTCCGGGGTGCTGGTTTCCAAGCTGACTTACAACATCGAGCAGATTGCCGAATCGGTGACCAATGCCATTACGGTGCTGGTTCGGGACTCCCTGACGGTTCTGGCCTTGTTGGCCTATATGCTGTGGATCAGCATTCCCCTGACGGCCTTCCTCCTGGTAACCGCCCCCTTGCTGATGGGGCTGGTACGTTTTGTCAGCAAACGGTTTCGAAAGTACAGCGGCCGGATTCAAAACTCCATGGGGGATGTAACCCGGGTGGCCGAGGAGGTGATCGGTGGCCAGCGGGTGGTGAAGGTATTTGGTGGACAGGATTATGAAGCCCGCCGTTTTGAATCCATTAATGAGCATAACCGACGCATGCATATGCGCATGGTCGCCACCAAGGCCGGCAGTGTCCCGGTGGTGCAGTTGATTGCCGGTATCGGTATCACCGGCATCATCTATTTCGCCACCTTGCCCGGGGTTCTGGACCAGATCACGGTTGGGGCCTTCGTGGCCTTTCTGGGGGCCGCCATGCTGCTCATGGCGCCGCTGCGGAATCTGGCCAATGTGAACGCGGTTCTGCAGAAGGGGATTGCCGCAGCCCACAGCGTGTTCGCCCTACTGGATACCGAGCCGGAAGACGAGGGGGGTAGCCGGACCATCAAGCGCGCCGAAGGTGAAGTGAGATTCGACAACGTCTCTTTCAGCTATGGCGAAGGCAAGGAAACCGTGCTCAAGGACATCAATCTGGACGTGAAGGTCGGGGAGGTGATTGCCCTGGTGGGTCGTTCCGGCAGTGGCAAGAGTACATTGGTAAGTCTGCTGCCCCGTTTCCATGATCCGGACAGCGGACAAATCACTCTGGACGGGGTGCCTCTGCAAGAATACCGGCGTGCCGATCTGCGCAATCAAATTGCCATGGTCAGTCAGGATGTGGTCCTGTTCAATGACACGGTAGAACACAATATTGCCTAT comes from the Natronospira proteinivora genome and includes:
- a CDS encoding MotA/TolQ/ExbB proton channel family protein, with the protein product MLELIQAGGWLMLPIILCSVIAFGIVAERLWTLRTSRVTPPHLAAEAWQWLQSGELSDERIKALRNNSPLGRILAAGLMHRHGDRQLMKDTVEDTGRHVVHDLERYLNTLGTIAAITPLLGLLGTVVGMVRVFTAITAHGVGDPGALAGGISEALLTTAGGLTVAIPSLIAYRYLRGRVDELVVDMEQQAMKLVDALSGHAGRQG
- a CDS encoding ExbD/TolR family protein, with translation MNLRPRRSEEPEVNLTPLIDVVFLLLVFFMVSTTFVREADLEIILPEASLEGVEEAPDRPLEVVVSADGVYYVNGRELVNSRPETLDTAIRRVIGDDRDVPVTIRADANARHQSVVTVMDVAGKLGFSQIQVVTAEETEPDAVDEERP
- the msbA gene encoding lipid A export permease/ATP-binding protein MsbA gives rise to the protein MTGDANRQSAPGIEHEKEAFQVYRRLLGYVAPHWRIFLVAVVSMGLFAVSQAGFPAILKPLTDESLVARDPEAIRIMPLFLMGLFILRGITGFLSTFYMNWVGRRVIKQLRTETFRQMLALPVNYFDQSSSGVLVSKLTYNIEQIAESVTNAITVLVRDSLTVLALLAYMLWISIPLTAFLLVTAPLLMGLVRFVSKRFRKYSGRIQNSMGDVTRVAEEVIGGQRVVKVFGGQDYEARRFESINEHNRRMHMRMVATKAGSVPVVQLIAGIGITGIIYFATLPGVLDQITVGAFVAFLGAAMLLMAPLRNLANVNAVLQKGIAAAHSVFALLDTEPEDEGGSRTIKRAEGEVRFDNVSFSYGEGKETVLKDINLDVKVGEVIALVGRSGSGKSTLVSLLPRFHDPDSGQITLDGVPLQEYRRADLRNQIAMVSQDVVLFNDTVEHNIAYGSLEETDRKAVLEAARKAYALDFIERLPEGLETVVGDRGVLLSGGQRQRIAIARALLKDAPLLILDEATSALDTESERHIQRALARLMENRTTFVIAHRLSTIENADRILVLDQGRIVEAGSHSELLTKGGHYAMLHRMQFEE